A single Eleginops maclovinus isolate JMC-PN-2008 ecotype Puerto Natales chromosome 5, JC_Emac_rtc_rv5, whole genome shotgun sequence DNA region contains:
- the LOC134864927 gene encoding ladderlectin-like isoform X2, producing the protein MKILLILSVILCVTLSIRAAAVVTADADAAAVKEENNSSLKSARFSFCLDGWLSFRGNCYYLSNNVDTWRNAESFCAGYGGSLASAHNIWEYNFLQRVVNTGGHTFAWIGGYFFEGDWRWEDGSEFNFHHWETLSSTDHYQCLQVDSQGSRGWSNHGCSMSFPFVCQVKPNC; encoded by the exons ATGAAGATTCTTCTGATCCTCTCGGTCATCCTCTGTGTCACTCTGTCCATCAGGGCTGCGGCAG TTGTTACCgctgatgctgatgctgctgcagtaaaagaggaaaacaattcTTCACTAAAATCAg CtcgtttttctttctgtcttgaTGGCTGGCTTAGTTTCCGTGGTAACTGCTACTACTTATCCAACAATGTTGACACCTGGAGAAATGCAGAG agcttCTGTGCTGGTTACGGTGGCAGTCTGGCCTCCGCGCACAACATCTGGGAGTACAACTTCCTCCAGCGTGTAGTCAACACGGGGGGGCACACTTTTGCATGGATTGGAGGTTACTTCTTCGAG GGTGACTGGAGGTGGGAGGATGGCTCAGAGTTTAACTTCCATCACTGGGAAACATTGAGCTCTACTGACCATTACCAGTGCCTGCAGGTCGACTCTCAAG gGTCCAGAGGCTGGTCCAACCATGGCTGCAGCATGAGCTTCCCCTTTGTTTGCCAGGTGAAGCCAAACTGTTAG
- the LOC134864931 gene encoding ladderlectin-like isoform X1, whose translation MKTLVVLSVLLCAAFAAPAEEKAPAPVFEEVAAPESRFNFCPDGWYSHNSRCFIVANSATDWYTAEEHCTSLGAHLASATNAREYAFLQEITRKAGLSNAWLGGFNLQSRWMWIDSQGFYYQKWYSQSTSSSYACVYLNTGYGWSNCPCTSARRFICSKNPFSC comes from the exons ATGAAGACTCTCGTGGTCCTCTCCGTACTCCTCTGTGCTGCATTTGCAG CTCCAGCTGAAGAGAAGGCTCCAG CACCTGTGTTTGAGGAGGTAGCAGCACCTGAAT ctcgCTTTAACTTCTGTCCTGATGGCTGGTACAGCCATAACTCTCGCTGCTTCATCGTCGCCAATTCTGCCACCGACTGGTACACTGCTGAG GAGCACTGCACCAGCCTGGGAGCCCACCTTGCCTCTGCCACGAATGCCAGAGAGTACGCTTTCCTGCAGGAGATCACAAGGAAAGCCGGTCTGAGCAATGCATGGCTGGGAGGCTTCAACCTGCAG agccGCTGGATGTGGATTGATAGTCAGGGCTTCTACTACCAAAAGTGGTACTCCCAGTCCACCTCCAGCAGCTACGCCTGCGTCTACTTGAACACCGGCT aTGGTTGGTCTAACTGCCCATGCACCTCTGCTCGGCGCTTCATCTGCTCCAAGAATCCTTTCAGCTGTTAA
- the LOC134864931 gene encoding ladderlectin-like isoform X2, whose translation MKTLVVLSVLLCAAFAAPAEEKAPARFNFCPDGWYSHNSRCFIVANSATDWYTAEEHCTSLGAHLASATNAREYAFLQEITRKAGLSNAWLGGFNLQSRWMWIDSQGFYYQKWYSQSTSSSYACVYLNTGYGWSNCPCTSARRFICSKNPFSC comes from the exons ATGAAGACTCTCGTGGTCCTCTCCGTACTCCTCTGTGCTGCATTTGCAG CTCCAGCTGAAGAGAAGGCTCCAG ctcgCTTTAACTTCTGTCCTGATGGCTGGTACAGCCATAACTCTCGCTGCTTCATCGTCGCCAATTCTGCCACCGACTGGTACACTGCTGAG GAGCACTGCACCAGCCTGGGAGCCCACCTTGCCTCTGCCACGAATGCCAGAGAGTACGCTTTCCTGCAGGAGATCACAAGGAAAGCCGGTCTGAGCAATGCATGGCTGGGAGGCTTCAACCTGCAG agccGCTGGATGTGGATTGATAGTCAGGGCTTCTACTACCAAAAGTGGTACTCCCAGTCCACCTCCAGCAGCTACGCCTGCGTCTACTTGAACACCGGCT aTGGTTGGTCTAACTGCCCATGCACCTCTGCTCGGCGCTTCATCTGCTCCAAGAATCCTTTCAGCTGTTAA
- the LOC134864927 gene encoding rheacalcin-1-like isoform X1 yields MKILLILSVILCVTLSIRAAAVVTADADAAAVKEENNSSLKSGMNADTAVLPQARFSFCLDGWLSFRGNCYYLSNNVDTWRNAESFCAGYGGSLASAHNIWEYNFLQRVVNTGGHTFAWIGGYFFEGDWRWEDGSEFNFHHWETLSSTDHYQCLQVDSQGSRGWSNHGCSMSFPFVCQVKPNC; encoded by the exons ATGAAGATTCTTCTGATCCTCTCGGTCATCCTCTGTGTCACTCTGTCCATCAGGGCTGCGGCAG TTGTTACCgctgatgctgatgctgctgcagtaaaagaggaaaacaattcTTCACTAAAATCAg GGATGAATGCTGACACGGCTGTTCTACCTCAAG CtcgtttttctttctgtcttgaTGGCTGGCTTAGTTTCCGTGGTAACTGCTACTACTTATCCAACAATGTTGACACCTGGAGAAATGCAGAG agcttCTGTGCTGGTTACGGTGGCAGTCTGGCCTCCGCGCACAACATCTGGGAGTACAACTTCCTCCAGCGTGTAGTCAACACGGGGGGGCACACTTTTGCATGGATTGGAGGTTACTTCTTCGAG GGTGACTGGAGGTGGGAGGATGGCTCAGAGTTTAACTTCCATCACTGGGAAACATTGAGCTCTACTGACCATTACCAGTGCCTGCAGGTCGACTCTCAAG gGTCCAGAGGCTGGTCCAACCATGGCTGCAGCATGAGCTTCCCCTTTGTTTGCCAGGTGAAGCCAAACTGTTAG
- the LOC134865260 gene encoding snaclec alboaggregin-D subunit beta-like — MCPFCPTGALYQPGLGNAWLGGFYLQSRWIWIDGLGFYYENWYYIYYDYACLYLNTDYGWMNTDCTSTLGFICSKNPFSC; from the exons ATGTGTCCCTTCTGTCCCACAGGAGCACTGTACCAGCCTGGTCTGGGAAACGCATGGCTAGGAGGCTTCTACCTGCAG agccGCTGGATATGGATTGATGGTCTGGGCTTCTACTACGAAAACTGGTACTACATTTACTACGACTACGCCTGCCTCTACTTAAACACCGACT ATGGTTGGATGAACACAGACTGCACCTCTACTCTGGGCTTCATCTGCTCCAAGAATCCTTTCAGCTGTTAA